Proteins co-encoded in one Coriobacterium glomerans PW2 genomic window:
- a CDS encoding class B sortase, producing the protein MGAYQPKRFAHPDGRRAGSTFGTAQSADAPRHARSSGLAPMPRRSSCGAHARSAHACADDPHRGRRPRGNRRIVSTLLLLVGLALAGAAAYIFISAQLGYHEAVDSYSGLTKYAHISEGDDDVPPKVDFDQLNAINPEIVGWIYIPGTNINYPVAQASDNEKYLTTLFDGKKNPSGSIFMDASCTSPGMIDQQTSLYGHHMNNKTMFYQVNDTTDQAAFDKITIAYYITREGTSKLRPLLTAVVPDSYSKARARTFIGDGALSDYLRDIMKSAKAKAPDAEERLDSTEKVLSLITCSSEIPTSDRTVMVLTLEQSDS; encoded by the coding sequence ATGGGAGCATATCAGCCAAAGAGGTTCGCGCACCCAGATGGCCGACGCGCTGGCAGCACCTTTGGTACAGCTCAGAGCGCTGACGCGCCGCGTCACGCCCGCTCCTCAGGGCTCGCACCGATGCCGCGTCGGTCAAGCTGCGGCGCGCACGCGAGGTCCGCTCACGCATGTGCGGATGATCCGCACCGCGGACGTCGCCCGCGCGGAAATCGGCGCATCGTCTCGACGCTGCTGCTCTTGGTGGGTCTCGCGCTCGCGGGCGCGGCGGCGTACATCTTCATCTCCGCGCAGCTGGGCTATCACGAGGCGGTCGACTCCTATAGCGGTCTCACGAAGTACGCCCACATCTCAGAGGGTGACGACGACGTTCCGCCGAAGGTTGATTTCGACCAGTTGAACGCTATCAATCCGGAGATCGTCGGTTGGATCTACATTCCCGGTACGAACATCAACTACCCGGTCGCTCAAGCGTCCGACAACGAGAAGTACCTGACGACGCTGTTCGACGGGAAGAAGAATCCCTCCGGATCGATCTTCATGGACGCGTCTTGCACCTCGCCGGGCATGATTGATCAGCAGACATCGCTGTATGGACACCACATGAACAACAAGACGATGTTCTATCAGGTGAACGATACGACCGATCAGGCGGCTTTTGATAAGATCACGATCGCCTACTATATTACCCGGGAAGGGACCTCCAAACTCAGGCCCCTTCTCACCGCTGTGGTTCCCGACTCCTATTCGAAGGCGCGCGCGCGGACCTTCATCGGTGACGGTGCTCTGTCCGATTATCTGAGGGACATCATGAAAAGCGCGAAGGCGAAGGCTCCTGATGCGGAAGAGCGCTTGGACTCGACAGAGAAGGTGCTCTCGCTCATCACCTGCAGCAGCGAGATCCCCACAAGCGATAGAACCGTCATGGTGCTGACGCTCGAGCAAAGCGACTCCTGA
- the carA gene encoding glutamine-hydrolyzing carbamoyl-phosphate synthase small subunit → MHDKQQASPAGSDAESRSMAERIMASTSKGIRGPAILLLEDGTVFYGRGCGACGTSIGEVCFNTSIEGYFEVLSDPSYAGQIVTMCYPQIGNYGVASADSQMPAGDRARPALSGMIVHDMCPTPSSWRSNESLPAYLKRHGVVAIEDVDTRALVRHLRDHGSQQGIISTDTLDLDELARSLSEAPSLVGTNLVKKVSGLAPASWGTAELACGHAFALNEPPRPRHRVVVLDCGVKRSILDGLVRAGCELRIVSWDTPAAEVLAAEPDGVFLSNGPGDPEAVRVTYEQVAELIGRVPVFGICLGHQMISLAAGGRTEKLAFGHHGGNHPVMNLISRRVEITAQNHGFGLDFSSLGPIAPALSGGFSAHVEDGDLRAWVERGIAPVVDNERFGRIRLTHVNLNDGTPEGIQLLDRSAFSVQYHPEASPGPTDARYLFGAFSRLMDGDPDYLDIDISRDRVAGWRFGADPARFDRASAQADQHEATSSRTEVAHA, encoded by the coding sequence ATGCACGACAAGCAGCAGGCAAGCCCGGCAGGTTCCGATGCAGAGTCGAGAAGCATGGCCGAGCGCATCATGGCATCGACATCCAAGGGCATCCGCGGTCCCGCGATCCTTCTTTTGGAGGACGGGACCGTTTTTTATGGCCGAGGTTGCGGAGCATGCGGCACATCGATCGGCGAGGTGTGCTTCAACACCTCGATTGAAGGCTATTTCGAGGTGCTGAGCGACCCTTCCTACGCCGGCCAGATCGTGACGATGTGCTATCCGCAGATCGGCAACTACGGCGTCGCGTCCGCAGACAGCCAGATGCCCGCAGGGGATCGGGCGCGCCCCGCACTCAGCGGGATGATCGTCCACGATATGTGTCCGACGCCATCGAGCTGGCGATCGAACGAGAGCTTGCCGGCCTATCTCAAAAGGCACGGTGTCGTCGCCATCGAGGACGTTGACACGCGCGCACTCGTGCGCCATCTGCGCGATCATGGTTCCCAGCAGGGGATCATCTCGACCGACACGCTCGATCTCGACGAGTTGGCGCGCTCGCTTTCGGAGGCGCCCTCGCTGGTCGGAACGAATCTCGTCAAGAAGGTGAGCGGGCTCGCTCCTGCCAGCTGGGGGACAGCCGAACTGGCCTGTGGACATGCGTTTGCGCTCAATGAGCCACCGCGCCCCCGCCATCGCGTGGTCGTCTTGGACTGCGGGGTCAAGCGTTCGATTCTGGACGGTCTCGTTCGAGCGGGTTGCGAGCTTCGTATCGTCTCTTGGGACACGCCGGCCGCCGAGGTGCTCGCAGCTGAGCCGGACGGTGTGTTCTTGTCAAACGGACCCGGAGATCCCGAGGCGGTACGTGTCACCTATGAACAGGTGGCCGAACTCATCGGGCGCGTGCCCGTCTTCGGCATATGCCTGGGACATCAGATGATCAGCTTGGCCGCAGGCGGACGCACCGAGAAACTCGCCTTCGGGCACCACGGCGGCAACCATCCGGTCATGAATCTCATCAGCCGCCGTGTCGAGATCACGGCGCAAAACCACGGATTCGGCCTCGACTTCTCTTCGCTGGGTCCGATCGCGCCGGCGCTTTCGGGCGGCTTCTCCGCCCATGTCGAGGATGGCGATCTGCGCGCTTGGGTCGAGCGCGGGATCGCTCCGGTAGTGGACAACGAGCGCTTCGGGCGGATCCGCCTCACGCACGTGAATCTGAACGACGGCACACCCGAAGGCATCCAGCTGCTCGATCGATCCGCGTTTTCGGTGCAGTACCATCCCGAGGCGTCTCCGGGGCCAACTGATGCGCGCTACCTGTTCGGCGCCTTCAGCCGACTCATGGACGGCGACCCCGACTATCTGGACATAGATATCTCACGCGACCGCGTCGCCGGCTGGCGTTTTGGAGCCGATCCCGCGCGGTTCGACCGTGCGTCGGCTCAAGCGGATCAGCACGAGGCGACATCTTCGAGAACGGAGGTCGCTCATGCCTAG
- a CDS encoding ABC transporter ATP-binding protein, whose amino-acid sequence MFRRFISYYRPQRLLFAADTVCALVMAGIDLAFPSILRALTGGLFTRDSDAITGALGYIAAGLICMYALRCGCRYFVSAQGHVMGARMESRMRQDLFDQYERFSFSYFDRVNSGDMMSRVVNDLFDICEAAHHVPEWIVICGTEIIGAFVILFLISQTLAAVMAAVTLIFVIVMVRQNLTMRAVYTDNRIKISEVNSQLQDSLAGMRVVKSFANEETERRKFYRSNDRYLGSKESMYKVMGTYQTTSALMTGSLYTIIVVLGGYLVAQRSMSPVDMATFALYITLFTGPIETLVNSTEVFQKAIAGFRRMDEVLESMPEIKDRPGATDLVVRRGAIEYRDVSFSYENREISERGHARPVIDHMNLAIAPGETIALVGPSGGGKSTTCALLPRFYDVSAGAITIDGQDVRDVTQESLRRSIGLVQQDVYLFDGTIRDNIEYGRPGATDEEIADAARKANIHEFIESLEDGYDTVVGERGGRLSGGQKQRIAIARVFLKDPAILILDEATSALDNESEEAVQDSLEHLAENRTTVIIAHRLSTIKHADEIVTVEHGQVVERGTHEELLARGGTYARYYRMQFEGVRMVGKSNATGR is encoded by the coding sequence ATGTTTAGACGGTTCATCTCATACTACCGGCCCCAGCGGCTCCTGTTCGCAGCCGACACCGTCTGCGCTCTGGTCATGGCCGGGATAGATCTGGCCTTTCCCAGCATCTTGCGGGCGCTCACAGGCGGGTTGTTCACGCGCGACAGCGACGCGATCACAGGCGCGCTCGGCTATATCGCCGCAGGTCTCATCTGCATGTATGCGTTACGGTGCGGCTGCCGGTACTTCGTCTCGGCTCAGGGTCACGTCATGGGCGCGCGCATGGAATCGAGGATGCGGCAAGATCTGTTCGATCAATACGAGCGATTCTCGTTCAGCTATTTCGATCGCGTGAACTCCGGCGACATGATGAGCCGCGTCGTGAACGATCTGTTCGACATCTGCGAGGCGGCCCATCACGTGCCCGAATGGATCGTCATCTGCGGCACCGAGATCATCGGAGCCTTCGTGATCCTGTTTCTGATCTCGCAGACCCTGGCCGCGGTCATGGCCGCGGTCACGCTGATCTTCGTCATCGTCATGGTGCGCCAGAATCTCACGATGCGAGCCGTCTACACCGACAACCGCATCAAGATATCCGAGGTCAATTCCCAGCTGCAGGATTCGCTGGCCGGCATGCGCGTCGTGAAATCCTTCGCGAACGAAGAGACGGAGCGCCGCAAGTTCTACCGATCGAATGACCGCTATCTCGGGTCAAAGGAATCGATGTACAAGGTCATGGGCACCTATCAGACCACGAGCGCTCTCATGACCGGATCGCTCTACACCATCATCGTCGTCCTCGGAGGCTATCTCGTTGCGCAGCGCTCGATGAGCCCGGTCGACATGGCGACGTTCGCGCTCTACATCACGTTGTTCACAGGCCCCATCGAGACGCTTGTGAACTCCACGGAGGTCTTCCAGAAGGCGATCGCGGGGTTCCGGCGCATGGACGAGGTGCTCGAGAGCATGCCCGAGATCAAGGATCGCCCTGGAGCCACCGATCTGGTCGTCAGGCGTGGCGCGATAGAGTATCGCGACGTCAGCTTCTCTTACGAGAACCGCGAGATCTCCGAGAGGGGACATGCGCGCCCGGTCATCGATCACATGAATCTCGCTATCGCCCCCGGTGAAACCATTGCGCTCGTGGGCCCCTCGGGAGGCGGGAAATCGACGACTTGCGCGCTGCTCCCGCGTTTCTACGATGTGAGCGCCGGTGCGATCACCATCGATGGTCAAGATGTGCGCGATGTGACGCAGGAGAGCCTTCGTCGGAGCATCGGTCTCGTGCAGCAGGACGTCTACCTGTTCGATGGGACGATTCGCGACAACATCGAATACGGACGGCCGGGAGCGACCGACGAGGAGATCGCCGACGCGGCACGCAAGGCGAACATCCATGAGTTCATAGAATCGCTTGAGGACGGCTACGATACCGTTGTCGGCGAGCGCGGCGGTCGGCTCTCCGGCGGGCAGAAGCAGCGCATCGCGATCGCTCGCGTCTTTCTAAAGGACCCGGCGATCCTCATCTTGGATGAGGCGACCAGCGCCTTGGACAACGAGAGCGAGGAAGCCGTGCAGGATTCGCTGGAGCATCTGGCGGAGAACCGCACGACCGTCATCATCGCGCACCGCCTATCAACTATCAAACACGCCGATGAAATCGTCACCGTGGAACATGGTCAGGTCGTGGAGCGCGGTACCCATGAGGAGCTTCTTGCCCGTGGCGGAACCTATGCACGGTACTATCGAATGCAGTTCGAGGGCGTGCGCATGGTGGGGAAATCGAACGCGACAGGCAGATGA
- a CDS encoding bifunctional hydroxymethylpyrimidine kinase/phosphomethylpyrimidine kinase — translation MSDQSTQSQMHPLYQREGDYIPRVAAVHDMCGYGKCSLGVAIPVLSAAGVDVCPVPTALFSAHTKFPYFYMHDTTSMLTEYLDAWREEGIDLDGVYSGFLGSAAQVDTIQRLYREYPRALRIVDPVMGDGGEKYPTYTDELCSAMAGLVKGADVLLPNLTEVSILSGIPYEGQDVEVAFVQRNADAMLEMGAKSVVIKGIVHEGEHVIRNYLAMAEMDGGRIREIASDLLPFMLHGTGDLFASGVTAALFCGRTLIEAVGFAGDLVRDAMRVTRAQPDYELRGVSFESVLGEVTDLLHPSRHA, via the coding sequence ATGTCAGATCAAAGCACGCAGTCCCAGATGCACCCGCTCTATCAGCGCGAGGGAGACTACATCCCCCGTGTTGCCGCCGTGCACGACATGTGCGGATATGGGAAATGCTCACTTGGCGTCGCGATCCCGGTGCTCTCCGCGGCGGGGGTCGACGTGTGCCCCGTGCCCACCGCGCTGTTCTCCGCTCATACGAAGTTTCCTTACTTCTATATGCATGATACGACGAGCATGCTCACCGAGTATCTGGACGCCTGGCGCGAGGAGGGCATCGATCTGGACGGGGTGTACTCGGGTTTTTTGGGTTCCGCGGCGCAGGTCGACACGATCCAGCGACTGTACCGAGAGTACCCGCGCGCTCTGCGCATCGTCGATCCCGTCATGGGCGATGGCGGCGAGAAATACCCCACCTACACCGATGAACTGTGCTCCGCGATGGCCGGTCTCGTCAAGGGAGCCGACGTGCTCCTTCCCAATCTGACCGAGGTCTCGATCCTGTCGGGTATTCCCTATGAGGGGCAAGACGTCGAGGTTGCCTTCGTCCAGAGAAACGCCGATGCGATGCTCGAGATGGGAGCGAAATCCGTCGTCATAAAGGGCATCGTGCATGAGGGAGAGCATGTCATCCGCAACTATCTGGCGATGGCGGAAATGGATGGCGGTCGCATCCGAGAGATCGCGAGCGATCTTTTGCCCTTTATGCTGCACGGCACCGGTGACCTGTTTGCCAGCGGCGTCACGGCCGCACTGTTCTGCGGGCGCACCCTGATCGAGGCTGTCGGCTTCGCGGGCGATCTGGTGCGCGACGCCATGCGGGTCACGCGCGCCCAGCCCGACTATGAACTTCGCGGAGTCTCGTTCGAATCGGTGCTCGGCGAGGTGACCGATCTGCTGCATCCGAGCAGGCATGCCTGA
- the purE gene encoding 5-(carboxyamino)imidazole ribonucleotide mutase: MAETVERDPLVGIILGSKSDLPVMEGCTSELERLGVPYELKVASAHRSPDRVHEWAETAAQRGLRVIIAAAGKAAHLGGVVAAYTPLPVIGVPIKTSDLGGLDSLLSMVQMPSGVPVACVAINGAKNAAIFATQILGAGMPEHRRAIERMKQEMAEA; encoded by the coding sequence ATGGCAGAAACTGTCGAGAGGGACCCCCTTGTGGGTATCATTCTAGGGTCGAAGTCCGATCTTCCGGTCATGGAGGGGTGCACATCGGAGCTTGAGCGCTTGGGGGTGCCCTATGAGCTCAAGGTCGCCAGTGCGCATCGCTCACCGGACAGAGTGCACGAGTGGGCGGAAACGGCGGCGCAGCGCGGCTTGCGAGTCATCATCGCAGCGGCTGGAAAGGCGGCGCACCTGGGAGGTGTGGTCGCGGCCTACACGCCGCTTCCCGTTATAGGCGTCCCCATCAAGACGAGTGATCTGGGAGGTCTTGACTCGCTGCTGTCGATGGTGCAGATGCCCTCGGGGGTGCCGGTCGCCTGCGTCGCCATCAACGGCGCCAAGAACGCCGCCATCTTCGCGACGCAGATATTGGGTGCCGGAATGCCAGAGCATCGTCGTGCCATCGAGCGTATGAAACAGGAAATGGCCGAAGCGTAG
- the carB gene encoding carbamoyl-phosphate synthase large subunit: MPRRDDIKRILVIGSGPIVIGQACEFDYSGAQACKVLKEEGYEVILVNSNPATIMTDPGLADRTYVEPVTAEFIERVIARERPCALLPTLGGQTGLNTAVELAESGVLDRWGVEMIGCDLAAIERGEDRRLFNEAMAEIGLPLARSGYAYSVDDAIEIAARVGYPCVLRPSYTLGGAGGGIAHDEEELREIVSQGLELSCAGEVLVEESIEGWKEYEMEVMRDAAGNGIIVCSIENLDPMGVHTGDSITVAPAQTLSDIEYQRMRAASLAVLEKVGVETGGSNVQFAVNPRDGRLIIIEMNPRVSRSSALASKATGFPIAKAAARLAVGYTLDEIVNDITGATPACFEPAIDYCVVKMPRFAFEKFKGTDTTLTTRMKAVGEIMAIGRTFEEALGKAIRSLEDGRIGLISGALAEAGSLTDEELAARVSDPTEGRLLAVACALDRGWAPTRVNELCGIDPWYLDRICDMVSAMRCVRASRVEDIDADAMRLLKCYGASDAEIAELCGSDERIVRAWRKGLGVIPSMRGVDTCAAEFASTTEYHYKAYDGLMRTSPKASRRASTDESRGASRPKIMILGAGPNRIGQGIEFDYCCVHASYALQDAGFETIMVNCNPETVSTDYDTSDRLYFEPLTYEDVMDVVDVERPDGVIVTLGGQTPLKLAGALAASGVPILGTQPEAIDLAEDRERFSALLDELGIRYPKAGMATSCAQAEQVADRIGYPLLVRPSYVLGGRGMMIAYDGEHLGAYMREAARVSPDHPVYLDRFLEGAIESDVDALSDGEQVYIGGILEHIEEAGIHSGDSATCLPAFSFSDALIARLRQTTRRLALALGVRGLVNIQYAIQGETVYVIEANPRASRTVPFISKATGVPLAKCAARIMAGSTIAELGLPDDERNLEWFCMKEAVMPWGRFPGADVVLGPEMKSTGEVMGIARSYPEAYAKSQLAISYKLPTPEGGKVFISVCDRDKRHILALARILRYLGFSICSTEGTARVLTGGNVRCEVVRKFSEAHPNIGDMIGDDEIGLIINTPYGPGSRGDGYRLRTEAARRGITCVTALSAANAFVAALEAVRQDREVCRSEAGAEALTAHAGLEVIALQDLPQYDL; this comes from the coding sequence ATGCCTAGACGGGACGACATCAAGCGGATTCTCGTGATCGGATCGGGCCCCATCGTCATCGGTCAGGCTTGCGAGTTCGACTACTCCGGCGCGCAGGCGTGCAAGGTCTTGAAAGAGGAGGGATACGAGGTCATTCTTGTGAACTCGAACCCCGCGACGATCATGACCGACCCCGGACTCGCTGATCGCACCTATGTGGAGCCGGTCACCGCCGAGTTCATCGAGCGCGTCATCGCCCGCGAGCGACCCTGCGCCCTGCTTCCGACGCTCGGTGGCCAAACCGGGCTCAATACCGCGGTCGAGCTGGCTGAAAGCGGCGTCCTCGATCGATGGGGAGTCGAGATGATCGGCTGTGATCTGGCTGCCATCGAGCGCGGCGAGGATCGCAGGCTCTTCAACGAGGCCATGGCCGAGATCGGCTTGCCTCTGGCGCGCTCCGGCTATGCCTATTCAGTCGACGACGCGATCGAGATCGCGGCCCGAGTCGGCTATCCGTGTGTCCTGCGTCCGAGCTACACGCTGGGAGGCGCGGGGGGTGGCATCGCGCACGACGAGGAGGAGCTTCGCGAGATCGTCTCCCAAGGTCTCGAGCTGTCCTGTGCCGGCGAGGTGCTCGTCGAGGAGAGCATCGAGGGTTGGAAGGAATACGAGATGGAGGTCATGCGCGACGCCGCAGGCAATGGCATCATCGTGTGCTCCATCGAGAATCTCGACCCCATGGGGGTGCACACCGGCGACTCCATCACGGTCGCGCCCGCGCAGACGCTCTCCGATATCGAATACCAGCGCATGCGAGCCGCTTCGCTGGCCGTGCTCGAGAAAGTGGGCGTCGAGACCGGCGGGTCCAACGTCCAGTTCGCTGTCAACCCCCGTGACGGCCGCCTGATCATCATCGAGATGAATCCGCGTGTGAGCCGCTCCTCGGCTCTTGCGTCGAAGGCGACCGGCTTTCCTATCGCGAAGGCGGCTGCACGGTTGGCGGTCGGCTACACGCTCGATGAGATCGTAAATGACATCACGGGGGCGACGCCGGCCTGTTTCGAGCCTGCGATCGACTACTGCGTCGTCAAGATGCCGCGCTTCGCTTTCGAGAAGTTCAAGGGGACCGACACCACCCTCACGACTCGTATGAAGGCCGTGGGCGAGATCATGGCGATCGGGCGCACATTCGAGGAGGCGCTCGGCAAGGCGATCCGCTCGCTTGAGGACGGACGAATCGGACTCATCAGCGGTGCGCTCGCAGAGGCTGGCTCGCTGACAGACGAGGAGCTGGCGGCGCGGGTGTCCGATCCCACCGAAGGCCGTCTGCTCGCGGTCGCTTGCGCTCTCGACCGGGGCTGGGCACCGACGCGCGTGAACGAGCTTTGCGGCATTGATCCATGGTATCTCGATCGCATCTGCGACATGGTCTCAGCGATGCGCTGCGTGCGCGCCTCGCGCGTCGAAGACATCGACGCCGACGCGATGCGACTGCTCAAATGCTATGGTGCCTCCGATGCGGAGATCGCCGAGCTATGCGGCAGCGATGAGCGCATCGTGCGTGCCTGGCGCAAGGGCCTGGGCGTGATACCGTCCATGCGAGGGGTCGATACGTGCGCCGCCGAGTTCGCCAGCACGACCGAGTATCACTACAAGGCATATGATGGGCTCATGCGCACCTCTCCGAAGGCGAGCCGACGCGCGAGCACGGATGAGTCCAGGGGAGCTTCGCGACCCAAGATCATGATTCTGGGGGCGGGGCCCAATCGCATCGGCCAAGGTATCGAGTTCGACTACTGCTGCGTGCATGCGAGCTACGCGTTGCAAGACGCCGGCTTCGAGACGATCATGGTCAATTGCAATCCAGAGACGGTCTCAACCGATTACGATACCTCGGACAGACTCTACTTCGAGCCGCTCACCTACGAGGACGTCATGGACGTCGTCGATGTCGAGCGCCCCGACGGCGTCATCGTCACATTGGGAGGGCAGACGCCGCTCAAGCTCGCCGGCGCTCTGGCGGCCTCCGGTGTGCCCATCTTGGGCACCCAGCCCGAGGCGATCGATCTTGCCGAGGATCGCGAGCGCTTCTCCGCGCTTCTGGACGAGCTCGGTATCCGATATCCGAAGGCGGGGATGGCGACGAGCTGCGCTCAGGCCGAGCAGGTTGCGGATCGAATCGGTTATCCGCTGCTCGTGCGTCCGAGTTACGTTCTCGGAGGACGTGGCATGATGATCGCCTACGACGGAGAGCATCTGGGAGCCTATATGAGGGAAGCGGCTCGCGTGAGTCCGGATCACCCCGTCTACCTCGATCGGTTCCTGGAGGGTGCCATCGAGTCGGATGTCGATGCGCTCTCAGATGGCGAGCAGGTCTACATCGGGGGCATCTTGGAGCATATCGAGGAGGCGGGCATCCATTCCGGCGACTCGGCCACATGTCTTCCGGCGTTCTCGTTCTCCGACGCTCTGATCGCGCGGTTGCGTCAGACGACGCGCCGGCTCGCTCTGGCTCTGGGCGTGCGCGGACTGGTGAACATCCAATATGCCATCCAGGGCGAGACGGTCTACGTCATCGAGGCGAATCCGCGGGCGAGTCGCACCGTGCCATTCATCTCGAAGGCAACCGGAGTGCCTCTTGCCAAGTGCGCCGCGCGGATCATGGCCGGCTCGACCATAGCCGAGCTCGGTCTGCCCGATGATGAACGCAATCTGGAATGGTTCTGCATGAAGGAGGCGGTGATGCCGTGGGGTCGCTTCCCCGGTGCCGATGTCGTGCTCGGGCCCGAGATGAAGTCGACCGGGGAGGTCATGGGTATCGCGCGCAGCTACCCGGAGGCATATGCGAAGTCCCAGCTTGCGATCAGCTACAAACTGCCGACCCCCGAAGGGGGCAAGGTCTTCATCTCCGTGTGCGATCGCGACAAGCGGCATATCTTGGCGCTCGCGCGCATCTTACGCTATCTGGGCTTCTCCATATGCTCGACGGAGGGCACCGCGCGTGTGCTCACCGGGGGAAATGTTCGCTGCGAGGTCGTGCGCAAGTTCAGCGAGGCTCATCCCAACATAGGCGACATGATCGGCGACGATGAGATAGGGCTCATCATCAACACCCCTTATGGCCCAGGTTCGCGCGGCGACGGCTATCGACTGCGCACCGAGGCGGCACGACGCGGGATCACCTGCGTGACTGCCCTATCCGCCGCCAACGCCTTCGTCGCCGCGCTCGAAGCGGTCCGTCAGGATCGGGAGGTCTGCCGAAGCGAGGCCGGTGCCGAGGCCCTCACGGCTCACGCGGGCCTCGAGGTCATAGCGCTCCAGGATCTGCCGCAATATGATCTCTAG
- a CDS encoding putative ABC transporter permease: MAGARKVDNELSAGYEGASEHKSLPLIIKAYGLLCLADGAFSLPSVSVHIGKMIWALLRDPRAAIVGIDPSLATVVAALALGVSVIDGTALVAFGIALLRNRRRYAGRVSQILIITTFFQIVLGAMMQGIGTHLIAPAIQLLILLPLSVIVDPALLQERRLQRRLRNMVERDAADEGMLGRDLDGRGYIQLNFFNLFWVFMVSSVLGLAIELAFHMLFVDPGSYQDRAGMLFGPFSPIYGYGAVLLTIALNRFYRSNFLIIFLVSALIGGLFEFAVSWFMQTAFGAVAWNYSDAVIFGVPDPVASLLQGRTSTEFMIMWGLLGLGWIRFCLPRLLRLINKIPWKMRYSLTTLCAVLMIINGVMTLQAIDCWFERISGIPPSDPVQIFYATYFDNRRMERRFQSMSINPEVSSRIDADRADRAVNSDR; encoded by the coding sequence ATGGCGGGTGCGCGCAAGGTTGACAACGAGCTCTCAGCAGGCTACGAGGGCGCAAGCGAGCACAAGAGCCTGCCGCTGATCATCAAAGCGTATGGTCTTCTGTGCTTGGCCGACGGAGCGTTCTCGCTTCCCTCTGTATCGGTCCATATCGGCAAGATGATCTGGGCGCTCCTGCGCGATCCCCGGGCAGCGATCGTGGGAATAGATCCGTCTCTGGCGACGGTGGTCGCCGCTCTCGCGCTCGGCGTGTCGGTCATCGATGGGACCGCGCTCGTGGCATTCGGCATCGCCCTGCTCAGAAATCGACGACGATACGCGGGGCGCGTCTCGCAGATCCTGATCATCACGACGTTTTTCCAGATCGTGCTCGGCGCGATGATGCAGGGAATCGGAACTCATCTGATCGCTCCGGCGATCCAGCTGCTCATCTTGCTGCCGCTTTCGGTCATCGTCGATCCCGCGCTGCTCCAAGAGCGTCGTCTTCAGCGTCGGCTGCGCAACATGGTGGAGCGCGACGCCGCCGACGAGGGGATGCTCGGGCGCGATCTGGATGGGCGAGGCTACATTCAGCTCAACTTCTTCAACCTGTTCTGGGTCTTCATGGTCTCCAGTGTTCTCGGTCTCGCCATCGAGCTCGCATTTCACATGCTTTTCGTGGATCCCGGTTCCTATCAGGATCGCGCCGGGATGCTGTTCGGCCCGTTCTCCCCGATCTACGGATACGGAGCGGTGCTGCTCACGATCGCGCTCAACCGATTCTATCGGAGCAACTTCTTGATCATCTTTCTCGTGAGCGCTCTGATCGGGGGCCTGTTCGAGTTCGCTGTGAGCTGGTTTATGCAGACGGCGTTCGGTGCCGTGGCGTGGAATTATTCAGATGCCGTGATCTTCGGGGTGCCCGATCCGGTCGCCTCGCTTCTGCAGGGCAGGACGAGCACGGAGTTCATGATCATGTGGGGTCTTCTCGGTCTCGGCTGGATTCGGTTCTGCCTGCCCAGACTCCTGCGCCTCATCAACAAGATCCCGTGGAAGATGCGCTACTCGCTCACCACGCTGTGCGCCGTGCTCATGATCATCAACGGCGTTATGACGCTTCAGGCGATCGACTGCTGGTTCGAGCGGATCTCCGGAATTCCGCCGAGCGACCCGGTTCAGATCTTCTACGCGACCTACTTCGATAACAGACGCATGGAGCGCAGGTTCCAGTCCATGTCGATCAATCCTGAGGTCTCGAGCCGCATCGATGCCGATAGGGCGGATCGCGCGGTGAACTCAGATCGATAG